A single genomic interval of Peribacillus sp. FSL H8-0477 harbors:
- a CDS encoding peptidylprolyl isomerase gives MAKKGYIQMENGEKIEFDLFPNEAPNTVANFENLANTGFYNGVVFHRIIPGFVSQGGDPTGTGAGGSGTTIKCETAGNPHKHLAGSLSMAHAGKDTGSSQFFIVHEPQPHLNGVHTVFGQVTSGLETAKNMKQGDKMEKVVVFDAE, from the coding sequence ATGGCGAAAAAAGGATACATACAAATGGAGAATGGTGAGAAGATTGAGTTTGATCTATTCCCGAATGAAGCACCAAACACGGTAGCTAACTTTGAAAATTTAGCTAACACAGGCTTCTATAACGGCGTTGTCTTTCACCGTATAATCCCTGGCTTTGTAAGCCAAGGTGGAGATCCAACTGGAACTGGTGCAGGTGGAAGCGGTACGACAATTAAATGTGAAACAGCAGGCAATCCGCATAAACATCTTGCAGGAAGCCTTTCTATGGCTCATGCCGGTAAAGATACAGGCTCAAGTCAATTCTTTATCGTTCACGAACCGCAGCCGCATCTTAATGGTGTTCATACTGTCTTCGGTCAGGTAACCTCTGGTCTGGAAACAGCTAAAAACATGAAACAAGGCGACAAAATGGAAAAAGTTGTTGTTTTTGACGCTGAATAA
- a CDS encoding DUF1292 domain-containing protein, whose amino-acid sequence MEKIEIGDIFTLIDENDVEQEIEALGKLDVEGVEYIAAGIVDDIERETEEDIDIFFFKVEEDGQLTDIETDEEFEKVSAAFEKSVMG is encoded by the coding sequence ATGGAAAAAATTGAAATAGGCGATATCTTTACATTAATTGATGAAAATGATGTAGAACAAGAAATTGAAGCACTTGGAAAGTTAGATGTTGAAGGTGTTGAATACATCGCTGCAGGAATCGTTGATGATATTGAGCGTGAAACAGAGGAAGATATTGATATTTTCTTTTTCAAAGTAGAAGAAGATGGTCAGTTAACTGATATCGAAACAGATGAGGAATTTGAAAAAGTTTCTGCTGCATTCGAAAAGAGTGTAATGGGCTAA